In Prunus dulcis chromosome 1, ALMONDv2, whole genome shotgun sequence, the following are encoded in one genomic region:
- the LOC117617333 gene encoding uncharacterized protein LOC117617333, translating to MTSSCPHHNIESWMQMQSFYEGLLDSERMMVDATSGEGLMNKTADEAFTLFESLSANSQQWSHNKGRGAPMKAVVSEVSTNNEIAAKLDVMCSLLQQAVTGPLGNKVEVQDQSFAEHMLEQANALQARNPQNDPYSNTYNPGWRNHPNFRWNNNPNVQQSQGPPPGFQTQQRQFQQAPQQVQEQRGDQMGELQDMFKKFMGQQMQTNQNLQNAVNKLEVQVGQIASSMSNRASGTFPSQTEVNPRHQEHAKAIHILRSGKQVDNKVGDANEEQKDGENVEIIQPPHGQPTASNKQSINAPGKSTGPKVSSNANQVPISTNAFRPIAPFPSRLSKSKKDQGLDEIMETFKKVQINIPLLNAIAQIPKYAKFLKDLCTNKRRFKEHEQVALSEEVSAVLQRKLPPKLKDSGSFSIPCIVGDFKIPKALLDLGASINLMPYHVYEKLNLGELQATTVSIQLADRTIRYPKGILEGVLVNVEGLILPADFLVLEMEEAPIPDNELPLIFGRPFMATAKTKIDVEQGTLTMTVNGETVAFKVFDALKPNVVQDCFQIEVFGNPGKERFDGLPYSVESCLLKRGDKEEQGAAHMFNAPIPTHKKGLPKFGNEELNDLMESKGGKKNSSSSKSLFYEAPLGYSIEDIRPNGGIKKFRSAAYSNCARKPS from the coding sequence ATGACAAGTTCTTGCCCACACCACAACATAGAGAGTTGGATGCAAATGCAATCTTTCTATGAAGGTTTGCTGGATTCCGAGAGGATGATGGTAGATGCAACAAGTGGAGAAGGACTGATGAACAAAACAGCAGATGAGGCTTTTACTCTCTTTGAATCCTTGAGTGCTAACTCTCAACAATGGAGCCACAATAAAGGAAGAGGAGCTCCTATGAAAGCTGTGGTCTCAGAGGTAAGTACTAATAATGAGATTGCTGCAAAACTTGATGTTATGTGTTCTTTGCTTCAACAGGCAGTGACTGGCCCTCTAGGAAACAAAGTGGAAGTTCAAGACCAATCTTTTGCTGAGCACATGCTAGAACAAGCAAATGCCCTTCAAGCAAGGAATCCTCAAAATGATCCTTATTCAAACACGTACAATCCGGGATGGAGAAATCATCCTAATTTCAGGTGGAACAACAATCCAAATGTGCAACAATCTCAAGGACCTCCCCCAGGATTCCAAACACAACAGAGGCAATTCCAGCAAGCTCCCCAACAAGTGCAAGAGCAAAGGGGTGATCAAATGGGAGAATTGCAAGACATGTTCAAGAAGTTCATGGGGCAACAGATGCAAACCAATCAGAACCTTCAAAATGCAGTGAACAAACTAGAAGTGCAAGTTGGGCAGATTGCATCCTCCATGAGCAATAGAGCATCCGGAACTTTCCCAAGCCAAACGGAGGTGAATCCAAGGCATCAAGAGCATGCTAAAGCAATACACATCTTGAGAAGTGGTAAACAAGTTGATAATAAGGTTGGAGATGCCAATGAAGAGCAAAAAGATGGAGAAAACGTGGAGATCATTCAGCCACCACATGGGCAGCCCACAGCTTCCAACAAACAGTCCATCAATGCTCCTGGAAAGAGCACAGGCCCTAAGGTATCATCTAATGCTAATCAAgttccaatttcaactaatgCTTTTAGGCCTATTGCACCCTTTCCCAGCAGGTTATCAAAGTCAAAGAAAGATCAAGGCTTGGATGAGATAATGGAAACATTCAAGAAGGTGCAAATCAACATCCCATTGCTCAATGCTATtgctcagattccaaagtaTGCAAAATTTTTGAAGGATCTATGCACTAACAAGAGGAGATTCAAAGAGCATGAACAAGTTGCATTGAGTGAAGAGGTAAGTGCAGTCTTACAAAGAAAGCTACCTCCAAAGCTAAAGGATTCAGGTTCGTTTTCTATACCTTGCATTGTTGGTGATTTCAAGATTCCAAAAGCTTTGCTTGATCTCGGTGCATCCATTAACCTTATGCCATATCATGTTTATGAGAAACTTAACCTTGGTGAGTTGCAAGCCACAACTGTGAGCATTCAATTGGCAGATAGAACTATTCGGTACCCCAAGGGCATTCTAGAAGGCGTTTTGGTGAACGTAGAAGGTTTAATCTTGCCAGCTGATTTCTTAGTCTTGGAGATGGAAGAAGCACCAATTCCTGACAATGAATTGCCCCTTATCTTTGGCCGACCCTTCATGGCTACTGCTAAGACCAAGATTGATGTAGAGCAAGGCACTCTCACCATGACCGTTAATGGAGAAACTGTTGCCTTCAAAGTGTTTGATGCCCTGAAGCCAAATGTTGTACAAGattgttttcaaattgaagTATTTGGTAATCCAGGGAAAGAGAGATTTGATGGCCTTCCTTATTCAGTAGAATCATGCTTGCTGAAAAGAGGAGACAAGGAGGAGCAGGGGGCAGCCCACATGTTCAATGCTCCAATTCCCACACACAAGAAGGGGCTGCCCAAATTTGGAAAT